From the genome of Spirosomataceae bacterium TFI 002, one region includes:
- a CDS encoding Trypsin-like peptidase domain-containing protein has product MFEKAYAIASHFTHPVLLSTRFGDGRIESGVGTFVIINKEGWIVTAGHLLQGLIGFQKKHKDPKKSISHHSMWWGHDSHKISKFELLEGNDLAIGKIENYNPDFQKVYPKFIDPASLKAGTSLCKLGFPFHNVQASFNAQNGQFSYDKSVFPIPRFPIDGIYTRNAVTGKSPDGKYEFKFLETSTPGLRGQSGGPIFDREGNICAIQSQTRHLPLGFSPAIEQNGEKVIENQFLNVGWGVHVESILKYLDDHGVTYEVARQALS; this is encoded by the coding sequence ATGTTTGAAAAAGCTTACGCCATTGCAAGTCATTTTACTCACCCCGTTTTACTATCTACTAGATTTGGAGACGGTCGGATAGAAAGCGGTGTGGGTACTTTTGTTATTATCAATAAAGAAGGTTGGATCGTTACAGCAGGACATTTATTGCAAGGCCTTATTGGCTTTCAAAAAAAACACAAAGATCCCAAGAAAAGCATATCCCATCATTCAATGTGGTGGGGTCACGATTCTCACAAAATAAGCAAGTTTGAACTATTAGAAGGAAACGACCTTGCCATTGGTAAGATTGAAAACTATAATCCTGACTTTCAAAAAGTTTATCCAAAGTTTATAGATCCAGCTAGTTTAAAAGCGGGAACCAGTTTATGTAAACTTGGCTTTCCATTTCACAATGTGCAGGCAAGTTTCAATGCACAGAATGGACAGTTTTCATACGACAAGTCTGTTTTTCCAATTCCACGATTTCCTATAGATGGAATCTATACTCGCAATGCCGTAACAGGAAAATCTCCCGATGGCAAGTATGAATTCAAGTTTTTGGAAACAAGTACACCTGGGCTAAGAGGACAAAGCGGTGGGCCAATATTCGATCGAGAAGGAAATATTTGTGCAATACAGTCGCAAACAAGGCACTTACCCCTTGGTTTTTCTCCCGCAATAGAACAGAATGGTGAAAAAGTAATCGAAAACCAGTTCTTAAATGTTGGCTGGGGCGTTCATGTCGAAAGTATTTTGAAATACTTGGACGACCATGGAGTTACATACGAAGTAGCAAGACAGGCCCTAAGCTGA
- a CDS encoding acetyl-coenzyme A synthetase: MKISSLEQYHEIYKKSVDHPEDFWGEVASEFQWRKPFTKVLEWDFEGPNITWFKNGKLNITENALDRHVANKPEETAIIWEPNEIGDEAQYITYKILFERVCRFANVLKKHGVTKGDRVCIYLPMIPELAIAVLACARIGAIHSVVFGGYSAKAIADRVNDAACKLIITSDGAYRGTKKIPMKETVDDALIGTPSVEKVIVCTRTRTPISMIKNRDYWWEDEVKSVDANCPAVEMDSEDPLFILYTSGSTGKPKGVVHTCGGYMVYSTYTFQNVFQYDPGQIYFCTADIGWITGHSYIVYGPLCAGATTMMFEGVPTYPDSGRFWDIVERHKVNIFYTAPTAIRALMGRGDEHWKDKDLSSLKVLGSVGEPINEEAWHWYDKNIGKGNCTICDTWWQTETGGIMIAPIANITPTKPAYATLPLPGIQPVLVDEKGEEIEGNRVNGNLCIKFPWPGIIRTTWGDHERCKTSYFTTYPGKYFTGDGCMRDQDGYYRITGRVDDVINVSGHRIGTAEVEDALNSHTGVVESAVVGYPHDIKGQGIYAYIIMEHQHVDDDLTRRDILTTVTRIIGAIAKPDKIQFVTGLPKTRSGKIMRRILRKIADGTADNLGDTSTLLDPAIVDEIKEGALV; this comes from the coding sequence ATGAAAATCAGTTCGCTAGAACAATATCACGAAATTTACAAAAAGAGTGTTGATCATCCTGAAGACTTTTGGGGAGAAGTAGCTTCCGAATTCCAATGGAGAAAGCCATTTACTAAAGTTTTAGAATGGGACTTTGAGGGGCCAAATATCACGTGGTTCAAAAATGGAAAATTGAACATTACAGAAAATGCTCTAGACCGTCATGTTGCAAATAAGCCAGAGGAAACTGCCATAATTTGGGAGCCAAATGAAATTGGAGACGAAGCACAATACATTACTTACAAAATTCTTTTTGAAAGAGTATGTAGATTTGCCAATGTGCTTAAAAAGCATGGTGTAACTAAAGGTGACAGAGTTTGTATTTACCTTCCTATGATTCCGGAGCTTGCGATTGCAGTTTTGGCTTGTGCAAGAATAGGTGCCATACACTCTGTTGTATTTGGTGGATACTCAGCAAAAGCAATTGCCGATAGAGTAAATGACGCTGCTTGCAAATTGATTATCACTTCGGATGGAGCTTATCGCGGAACTAAAAAAATCCCAATGAAAGAAACTGTAGATGATGCTTTGATAGGCACTCCTTCAGTTGAAAAGGTGATTGTGTGTACTCGCACTAGAACTCCAATTTCGATGATAAAGAATCGTGATTATTGGTGGGAAGATGAAGTTAAGTCGGTAGATGCCAACTGCCCAGCAGTAGAAATGGACAGTGAAGATCCATTGTTTATTCTATATACTTCAGGATCTACAGGAAAGCCCAAAGGTGTGGTTCATACTTGCGGTGGATACATGGTTTACAGTACTTATACATTTCAGAATGTGTTCCAATACGACCCAGGTCAGATCTATTTCTGTACAGCAGATATTGGCTGGATCACGGGACATTCATATATCGTATATGGGCCATTGTGTGCTGGTGCAACCACTATGATGTTTGAGGGTGTTCCTACCTATCCTGACTCAGGACGTTTCTGGGATATTGTTGAACGCCATAAAGTAAATATTTTTTATACAGCCCCAACAGCAATTCGTGCTTTGATGGGTCGTGGAGACGAACACTGGAAAGACAAAGATTTAAGTTCTTTGAAAGTTTTAGGCTCTGTAGGTGAACCTATCAACGAAGAGGCTTGGCACTGGTATGACAAAAATATAGGTAAAGGGAATTGTACGATTTGCGATACATGGTGGCAAACAGAAACTGGTGGAATTATGATTGCACCAATTGCAAACATTACACCTACTAAACCAGCTTATGCCACTTTACCACTTCCCGGTATACAACCAGTTTTGGTCGATGAAAAAGGTGAAGAGATAGAAGGAAATAGAGTAAATGGCAACCTATGTATCAAGTTTCCATGGCCTGGAATCATTCGTACGACATGGGGTGATCACGAAAGGTGCAAGACTTCCTACTTCACTACTTATCCCGGAAAATATTTTACCGGCGATGGCTGCATGAGAGATCAAGACGGCTATTACCGAATCACAGGACGAGTAGATGATGTCATCAATGTATCTGGTCACAGAATAGGTACTGCCGAAGTGGAAGATGCACTCAATTCGCACACTGGAGTTGTGGAGTCCGCTGTGGTAGGTTACCCTCATGATATTAAAGGGCAGGGAATTTACGCATATATCATTATGGAGCACCAGCATGTTGATGATGACCTCACCAGAAGAGACATATTAACTACTGTTACTCGTATCATAGGAGCAATTGCTAAGCCTGATAAAATTCAGTTTGTGACAGGTTTACCAAAAACACGCTCTGGTAAAATCATGCGAAGAATCTTAAGAAAAATTGCAGATGGAACGGCAGATAACCTTGGGGATACCTCCACTCTTTTGGATCCTGCTATAGTGGATGAAATTAAAGAGGGAGCGTTAGTTTAA
- a CDS encoding cation/acetate symporter, with protein sequence MSVQIWTYIIVGITFAIYIGIAIWSRAGSTKEFYVAGGGVSPLANGMATAADWMSAASYISMAGIISFIGYDGSVYLMGWTGGYVLLALLLAPYLRKFGKFTVPDFIGDRYYSNSARTVAVICALLVSFTYVAGQMRGVGVVFSRFLDVDINTGVIIGMVIVLFYAVLGGMKGITYTQVAQYCVLIFAFMVPAIFISIQMTGNLIPQIGMGSTLNNGSGVYLLDKLDGLNQELGFAAYTDGTKSMIDIFAITLALMAGTAGLPHVIVRFFTVPKVSDARKSGGYALLFIAILYTTAPAVSAFARTNLIETVSNKNYNSLPQWFKNWEKIELIKFDDKNGDGIVNYVKDAEKNELFIDNDIMVLANPEIAKLPNWVIALVAAGALAAALSTAAGLLLVISSSVSHDLIKKMINPHITEKGELIAARVSATVAVCVAGYFGINPPGFVAAVVALAFGLAAASFFPAIIMGIFYKRMNSQGAVAGMVVGITLMLYYMMKFKLGWLGELPPPSEWWFGISPEGFGTIAMICNFIVALIVCQFTPAPPQDVQDIVENIRIPSGAEDAVGH encoded by the coding sequence ATGAGTGTTCAAATTTGGACTTATATAATAGTCGGAATAACCTTTGCCATATATATTGGAATCGCTATTTGGTCCAGGGCAGGATCTACAAAAGAATTTTACGTAGCAGGTGGTGGCGTTTCTCCATTAGCAAACGGAATGGCAACAGCAGCAGATTGGATGTCCGCTGCATCATATATTTCAATGGCAGGAATCATCTCTTTTATAGGTTATGATGGATCTGTTTACCTCATGGGCTGGACAGGAGGTTATGTTTTACTTGCCCTACTTTTAGCCCCTTACCTCCGAAAATTTGGAAAATTCACTGTTCCAGATTTTATAGGAGATCGATATTATTCAAATTCGGCACGAACAGTCGCGGTTATATGTGCCCTCTTGGTCTCCTTTACATACGTGGCAGGGCAAATGAGAGGAGTAGGCGTGGTTTTTTCAAGATTTTTAGATGTTGACATCAATACTGGTGTGATCATAGGAATGGTCATTGTTCTTTTCTATGCTGTTTTGGGAGGAATGAAAGGTATTACTTACACACAGGTAGCTCAATACTGTGTCTTGATTTTTGCTTTCATGGTTCCTGCGATTTTTATCTCTATTCAAATGACTGGAAACTTAATTCCACAGATAGGAATGGGTTCTACTTTGAATAATGGCTCGGGTGTTTATTTGCTCGATAAGCTTGACGGGCTTAATCAAGAACTTGGTTTTGCGGCATATACCGATGGCACAAAATCTATGATTGATATTTTTGCTATTACATTGGCTCTCATGGCAGGAACGGCAGGACTACCTCATGTAATTGTTCGTTTTTTCACCGTTCCTAAAGTAAGTGACGCGAGAAAATCTGGTGGTTATGCCCTTTTGTTTATCGCCATCTTATATACCACTGCTCCAGCGGTTTCGGCATTTGCTCGCACTAACCTGATTGAAACAGTGAGTAACAAAAACTATAATTCCTTACCACAATGGTTCAAAAACTGGGAGAAAATTGAATTGATCAAGTTTGACGATAAAAATGGTGACGGCATTGTAAACTATGTAAAAGATGCCGAGAAAAACGAGCTCTTTATTGATAACGATATCATGGTTTTAGCAAATCCTGAAATTGCCAAACTACCAAATTGGGTAATTGCTTTGGTTGCAGCAGGAGCACTTGCAGCCGCCTTATCTACAGCAGCAGGTTTATTATTGGTCATTTCGTCCTCTGTTTCTCATGATTTGATCAAAAAAATGATCAATCCGCATATAACTGAAAAAGGAGAATTGATAGCGGCACGTGTATCTGCAACTGTAGCTGTATGTGTTGCGGGTTATTTTGGAATAAATCCACCTGGTTTTGTAGCGGCAGTAGTTGCCTTGGCTTTTGGACTGGCCGCAGCCTCGTTTTTCCCAGCTATTATTATGGGAATATTTTATAAACGAATGAATAGCCAAGGAGCCGTGGCTGGAATGGTCGTTGGTATAACGCTAATGTTATATTATATGATGAAATTCAAGCTTGGATGGCTTGGAGAGCTTCCTCCACCTTCAGAATGGTGGTTCGGTATTTCACCAGAAGGCTTTGGTACGATCGCAATGATTTGTAACTTTATTGTCGCCTTGATCGTGTGTCAATTTACTCCTGCTCCTCCACAAGATGTTCAGGATATTGTAGAAAATATCAGGATCCCTAGTGGAGCAGAAGATGCAGTGGGGCATTGA
- a CDS encoding putative solute:sodium symporter small subunit has protein sequence MSKSVNSPSPEENEKQAVATAYWKENIRILAVLLSIWFVVSFVCGIIAVDYLNNFKIGGFKLGFWFAQQGSIYVFVVLIFVYVRQMNRLDKKYGFND, from the coding sequence ATGAGTAAATCCGTTAATAGCCCCTCGCCAGAGGAAAATGAAAAACAGGCAGTTGCCACTGCTTATTGGAAAGAGAACATTCGAATTCTTGCTGTGCTCTTGTCAATTTGGTTTGTCGTATCTTTTGTATGTGGTATTATCGCAGTTGACTATTTGAACAACTTTAAAATTGGAGGCTTCAAACTTGGCTTTTGGTTTGCCCAACAAGGCTCCATTTATGTATTCGTTGTTCTCATTTTTGTATATGTGAGACAAATGAATCGATTAGACAAAAAGTACGGATTCAACGATTAA
- a CDS encoding methylenetetrahydrofolate dehydrogenase (NADP+) / methenyltetrahydrofolate cyclohydrolase: MQLIDGKLISKIVKEELKIEVDKIIAEGGKIPHLAAVLVGDNGASETYVASKIKSCEQIGFKSTLVRRDAQATEAEVLEIIDELNKDEDVDGFIVQLPLPDHINVDKVIEAIDPKKDVDGFHPINIGRMAKGLPAYVSATPYGVLELLKRYDIPTSGKHCVVVGRSQIVGLPMSILMQRNAYPGNCTVTLTHSRTHNLKEICLQADIIVAALGKPEFVTADMVKPGAVVIDVGLTRVVDKTKKSGFALKGDVKFDEVAEKASYITPVPGGVGLMTVASLMYNTLLASRKEIYG, encoded by the coding sequence ATGCAGTTAATAGACGGGAAGCTAATCTCAAAAATAGTAAAGGAAGAACTAAAGATAGAAGTTGACAAAATTATAGCTGAAGGTGGCAAAATACCGCACCTAGCTGCAGTTTTGGTCGGTGATAATGGTGCTAGCGAAACTTATGTTGCTAGTAAGATCAAATCTTGTGAGCAAATTGGATTTAAATCAACGTTGGTTCGCAGAGATGCTCAGGCAACAGAAGCAGAGGTCTTAGAAATCATTGATGAACTCAACAAAGATGAGGACGTAGATGGTTTCATTGTGCAACTTCCACTTCCTGACCATATCAATGTCGATAAGGTAATCGAAGCTATTGACCCTAAAAAGGATGTTGACGGCTTTCACCCTATCAATATTGGACGCATGGCAAAAGGACTTCCAGCTTATGTTTCGGCAACACCGTATGGCGTTCTTGAGCTTTTGAAAAGATATGATATCCCTACAAGTGGAAAACACTGTGTGGTAGTTGGTCGTAGCCAAATTGTTGGCTTACCCATGAGTATTTTGATGCAAAGAAATGCCTATCCAGGAAATTGCACTGTTACACTTACTCACTCTCGCACTCATAATTTAAAAGAAATCTGTTTACAAGCTGATATCATTGTTGCAGCACTAGGTAAACCAGAATTCGTAACTGCAGACATGGTAAAACCAGGTGCAGTGGTAATTGACGTTGGTCTTACGAGAGTTGTAGATAAAACAAAGAAAAGTGGTTTTGCATTGAAAGGCGATGTGAAATTCGACGAGGTTGCAGAAAAAGCAAGTTACATCACACCCGTTCCCGGTGGCGTTGGCTTAATGACCGTAGCTTCATTGATGTACAATACACTTTTAGCTTCCAGAAAAGAAATCTATGGTTAA
- a CDS encoding nicotinamide/nicotinate riboside kinase, which produces MLIGIGGVSRSGKSTLANLLVTYFRRNGKKAIIFHQDDFVFPETEIPKVKGKTDWESPKSIDDQLLLEVVRDFNERFEVVIVEGLFAFSYPALNELYDKRIFVKISKRTFLIRKVMDTRWGYVPTWFVDHIWKSFLKNGNETNIIGDYIRASGEDEFNMDKVLKYLNKANSVTLEDQTK; this is translated from the coding sequence ATGCTTATTGGTATAGGTGGTGTAAGTAGGTCCGGGAAAAGTACATTAGCAAATTTGCTCGTGACTTACTTTCGGAGAAATGGTAAAAAAGCAATCATTTTTCACCAAGATGATTTTGTATTTCCTGAAACAGAAATACCGAAAGTAAAAGGCAAAACAGATTGGGAATCGCCCAAATCCATAGATGACCAATTACTATTGGAAGTTGTTAGAGATTTTAATGAGCGATTTGAAGTGGTTATAGTGGAGGGACTTTTCGCCTTCAGTTATCCTGCTTTGAATGAGCTTTACGACAAAAGGATTTTTGTAAAAATCTCAAAAAGAACATTCCTAATAAGAAAAGTTATGGATACAAGATGGGGCTATGTTCCAACTTGGTTCGTAGACCATATTTGGAAATCTTTTCTTAAAAATGGAAACGAAACTAATATCATCGGTGATTATATTAGGGCATCCGGCGAGGATGAGTTTAACATGGACAAGGTGCTGAAATACCTAAATAAGGCTAACTCTGTTACGCTCGAAGACCAGACAAAGTGA
- a CDS encoding aspartyl/glutamyl-tRNA(Asn/Gln) amidotransferase subunit A, protein MASEIKRIHQQLQSGDITCVALVSQKLQALKESKLNTSNFLLEEYALQKAALVDDKIKKGEQIGLLEGIPFGLKDVYMLQGQPASASSDFLKSYISPYTGTAVQKLLDAGAIPIVKENCDAFGHGSSNENTVFGAAVNAHDSTKVAGGSSGGSAVNVAKNFTVFSLGGDTGGSIRQPAGYNKVYGLKPTYGRISRYGIMAYASSTDVVGPIAKSIEDIRIVLNAISGKDYRDQTMIDSTEISESEIQDSKAKTFKIAYYKTFLQSEALDAGIKADFMALVEQLRASGTEVVELDFFDTNTLVSTYYALAMAETASNLARLDGTNYGHRKEGENLKDIYAVTRSENFTEETKRRIVGGNQVLSQGHSEEIYLKARALRDSMVKQFTEEFEDVDIIISPVSLTPVPKIGENLKDPLAMYLSDAYTVGFSLGGLPTLTSPVGTETGLQITAGMGQEAKVLQFAQLLNELS, encoded by the coding sequence ATGGCATCAGAGATAAAAAGAATCCACCAGCAACTTCAAAGTGGAGATATTACTTGTGTTGCTTTGGTCAGTCAAAAACTTCAAGCCTTAAAGGAAAGTAAGCTAAATACATCTAACTTTTTGCTTGAGGAGTATGCTTTGCAAAAAGCAGCCCTAGTTGACGATAAAATTAAAAAAGGAGAGCAAATCGGACTTTTGGAAGGTATTCCTTTTGGACTGAAAGATGTTTACATGTTGCAAGGGCAACCGGCATCTGCAAGTTCTGATTTCCTCAAATCATATATATCACCATATACTGGCACAGCTGTTCAAAAACTGTTGGATGCAGGAGCAATTCCTATTGTTAAGGAAAATTGCGATGCTTTTGGACATGGTAGTAGCAATGAAAATACTGTGTTCGGTGCTGCTGTAAATGCTCATGATAGCACTAAGGTAGCCGGAGGGTCAAGCGGAGGTAGTGCTGTAAATGTTGCAAAAAACTTTACCGTATTTTCGCTAGGTGGAGATACAGGCGGTTCTATTCGTCAACCTGCTGGTTACAATAAAGTATATGGATTAAAGCCAACATACGGGCGAATCTCTCGCTATGGAATTATGGCTTATGCATCCTCAACAGACGTAGTTGGACCCATTGCGAAAAGCATAGAAGACATTCGAATCGTATTGAATGCTATCAGCGGAAAGGACTACAGAGATCAAACAATGATTGATTCTACTGAAATATCAGAATCAGAAATTCAAGATTCAAAAGCTAAGACTTTCAAAATAGCTTACTACAAAACTTTCTTACAAAGTGAAGCCTTGGATGCTGGAATTAAGGCTGACTTTATGGCTTTAGTGGAGCAGTTAAGGGCTAGCGGAACAGAAGTAGTAGAACTTGACTTTTTCGATACAAATACATTGGTTTCTACTTATTATGCCCTTGCCATGGCAGAAACAGCATCAAACCTAGCAAGGCTTGATGGCACAAACTATGGTCACAGAAAGGAAGGTGAGAATCTGAAAGATATTTATGCCGTTACCCGTTCGGAGAATTTTACGGAAGAAACAAAGCGTAGAATAGTAGGAGGTAACCAAGTATTATCTCAAGGTCATTCAGAAGAAATATATTTGAAAGCAAGAGCCTTGCGTGATAGCATGGTAAAGCAATTTACGGAGGAGTTTGAGGACGTTGATATTATTATTTCACCTGTTTCGCTTACGCCAGTACCCAAAATAGGAGAGAATTTAAAAGACCCACTCGCAATGTATCTTTCAGATGCCTATACGGTTGGATTCAGTTTAGGCGGCTTGCCTACACTTACAAGCCCTGTAGGAACCGAAACAGGATTGCAAATTACTGCAGGAATGGGTCAGGAAGCCAAAGTGCTTCAGTTTGCACAATTATTAAATGAGTTAAGCTAA